The Dama dama isolate Ldn47 chromosome 25, ASM3311817v1, whole genome shotgun sequence genome window below encodes:
- the CARD6 gene encoding caspase recruitment domain-containing protein 6 isoform X2, which produces MATGSVPSQIIEKERKKLLEILQQDPDCILDTLTSRKLISEEEYEILENITDPLKKSRKLLILVQKKGEVSCQLFLNCLFNTFSQSATICNLNQVLKHEYREPPPPIGASKEDVFLPGEKQPENPEITTSFKEKECLYLETSESSTDKETGYQETAWSSKENEKEDNTSKFTSPQSVEITEYEFPATIEYLQDGQRYEEPDDSLYLGQEDYLESVGYSEDANIILEEEAYSDPEGSIYDGREDSVYLGTTEFSDEEQNYENPETGMSLEEEEEKSMEERKNVFKDVLSCLNLDTSRKLRSDFVKQFSLDRGCTWVPETPSDLAWNFLMKVQALDVTARDSVLRPKVLGEESKGELLTGVENLEIRETETINPLDVLCASLLSSDSSLQREVMSNMYHCQFALPLLLPDAENNRSILMLGAMKDIVKEQSTQSSGGPTGDTEKLLTLMKMPVISFVRLGYCSFSKSRILNALLSPAHLKSHKIFLHQDLPVQVLPRQISDGLVEITWCFPDSSSLSENPSFPQKPVAVANLRGDLESFWTQFGFLMEVSSAVFFFTDCLGEKEWDLLMFLGEAAIERCYFVLSPQARESEEAQVFQRVLKLKPSQLLFWEEEEVGQRGRNMEGLQAALQEVMSSSLRCVSVEDMAPLARELGIQVDQDFENIQGIQVSPSENLTGTAEDEGSQRHSQSENSSESPAKMSETSCQISPNRQNFHLTPVFIPPLRNFRPLPARVGGNFNRGSLKAPWAMGSRFWLQQRPKSFHPLPFQNTRAHSPGKRFGIQYFQPQRFYSGETFMRFSGAPWRHHMGRTFGRPPRPISQHIPAWPQRPQMMGTLEMSGKVDSQGSHLHSLGSRPAGAVGKPGQVSAWGTRPTETIRPFMRTKPRIVNPHHQAFQAAGATQKPRRTASQQGAKLKTQGGPSNPSFQTGFHPMSHSMYLPSSQLKSNQPKSPQVKQSQPKPSQPVPFQPKPTQTKPTQHQAPRAESSPSKPTQPKPCQPQSSQSKPSQPRPTQPKSSHTGPSQAKAYYPRAGPKKGGKH; this is translated from the exons ATGGCTACAGGGAGTGTTCCCTCccaaatcatagaaaaagaaagaaaaaagttactaGAAATCCTACAACAGGATCCCGATTGTATCTTAGATACCTTAACCTCTCGGAAGCTGATTTCTGAGGAAGAGTATGAGATTCTGGAGAATATtacagatcccctgaagaaaagtCGGAAGCTGTTGATTTTGGTACAGAAAAAGGGAGAAGTGAGCTGTCAGCTTTTTCTCAACTGTTTGTTTAATACTTTTTCCCAGTCAGCTACCATTTGCAACTTAAATCAAG TTTTGAAACATGAATATAGAGAGCCACCTCCACCGATAGGAGCAAGCAAGGAAGATGTTTTCCTTCCTGGAGAAAAACAGCCTGAGAACCCTGAGATCACCACGTCCTTCAAAGAGAAAGAGTGCTTGTATTTAGAAACCTCTGAGTCTTCCACAGACAAAGAAACTGGTTATCAGGAAACGGCTTGGTCCTCaaaggaaaatgagaaggaaGACAACACATCAAAATTCACATCACCACAGTCAGTTGAGATCACTGAGTATGAATTTCCAGCAACTATTGAGTATTTACAGGATGGACAGAGATACGAGGAGCCAGATGATTCTTTATACTTAGGACAAGAGGACTATTTAGAATCTGTGGGGTACTCTGAAGATGCAAACATCATCCTGGAAGAAGAGGCTTACAGTGACCCAGAGGGCAGTATCTATGATGGCAGAGAGGATTCTGTGTACCTTGGAACCACAGAGTTCTCTGATGAAGAACAGAATTATGAGAATCCAGAAACTGGCATGTctttggaggaggaagaggagaagagtATGGAAG aaagaaaaaatgtgtttaaagatGTCCTGTCCTGTTTGAACCTGGACACAAGCAGAAAGCTTCGGTCAGACTTCGTGAAACAATTCTCCTTAGACCGAGGATGTACGTGGGTGCCTGAGACTCCGAGTGACTTGGCTTGGAACTTCCTGATGAAAGTTCAAGCACTGGATGTGACAGCCAGAGATTCAGTCCTCAGACCCAAGGTTCTGGGTGAAGAGAGCAAAGGGGAATTGCTGACTGGAGTAGAGAACTTGGAAATTAGAGAAACAGAAACCATTAATCCCCTGGATGTCCTTTGTGCCTCTTTGCTGTCTTCAGACAGCTCTTTGCAACGTGAAGTCATGTCAAACATGTATCATTGCCAGTTTGCTCTTCCCCTGCTACTGCCAGAtgcagaaaacaacagaagcatTTTAATGCTAGGGGCCATGAAGGACATTGTGAAGGAGCAGTCAACACAGTCTTCAGGAGGGCCTACAGGGGATACAGAAAAGCTTCTGACTCTCATGAAGATGCCTGTCATCTCTTTTGTGCGTCTAGGATACTGTAGCTTTTCCAAGTCCAGAATCCTCAATGCCCTGCTCAGCCCTGCCCATCTGAAATCACACAAGATCTTTCTTCATCAGGACTTGCCTGTTCAGGTGCTTCCCCGGCAGATCTCTGATGGCCTGGTGGAGATAACATGGTGTTTTCCTGATAGCAGCAGCTTAAGTGAAAACCCCAGTTTCCCCCAGAAGCCTGTTGCTGTGGCCAACCTTCGTGGAGATCTAGAAAGTTTTTGGACACAGTTTGGTTTCTTGATGGAGGTTTCCTCAGCTGTGTTTTTTTTCACTGACTGCCTAGGTGAGAAGGAATGGGACTTGCTAATGTTTTTAGGAGAAGCTGCCATTGAAAGATGCTACTTTGTCCTCAGTCCCCAGGCCAGGGAGAGTGAAGAGGCTCAGGTTTTCCAGAGGGTCTTGAAGTTGAAGCCATCACAGCTACTGttttgggaggaggaggaagtggggcaGAGAGGAAGGAACATGGAGGGTCTTCAAGCCGCCCTCCAAGAAGTGATGTCCTCTTCACTCAGATGTGTGTCTGTGGAAGACATGGCCCCCCTGGCCAGAGAGTTGGGGATACAGGTAGACCAAGACTTTGAGAACATTCAAGGGATTCAAGTTTCCCCTAGTGAAAACTTGACTGGAACAGCTGAAGATGAGGGATCACAAAGACACAGTCAGTCAGAAAACTCATCTGAAAGCCCTGCTAAGATGTCTGAGACTAGTTGTCAGATCAGCCCAAATCGTCAGAATTtccatctcactccagtattcattcctCCTCTGAGAAACTTCCGTCCTTTACCAGCCAGAGTTGGAGGTAACTTTAACCGTGGTTCTTTGAAAGCCCCTTGGGCTATGGGCTCCCGCTTTTGGTTACAGCAGAGGCCTAAGAGTTTCCATCCTTTGCCCTTTCAGAATACAAGGGCACATAGTCCAGGCAAACGTTTTGGAATTCAGTATTTCCAGCCCCAGAGATTTTATTCAGGTGAAACATTTATGAGATTCTCAGGAGCTCCTTGGAGACATCACATGGGTAGAACTTTTGGGAGACCACCAAGACCCATTTCTCAGCATATACCAGCCTGGCCTCAGAGACCACAGATGATGGGAACCCTTGAAATGTCTGGGAAagtggactcccagggaagtcacCTCCATTCCCTGGGTTCACGGCCAGCAGGAGCAGTTGGGAAGCCTGGGCAAGTCAGTGCCTGGGGAACAAGGCCAACAGAGACAATTAGACCATTCATGAGAACGAAACCCCGTATTGTAAATCCTCACCATCAAGCCTTTCAAGCAGCAGGAGCCACACAAAAACCAAGAAGGACTGCCTCTCAGCAAGGAGCTAAGCTGAAGACACAAGGTGGGCCTTCAAATCCATCTTTCCAGACGGGATTCCATCCTATGTCCCACAGCATGTATTTGCCCAGCTCTCAATTAAAATCAAATCAGCCCAAGTCACCCCAGGTCAAGCAGTCCCAGCCCAAACCCTCCCAACCTGTGCCCTTTCAACCCAAACCCACTCAAACCAAACCCACTCAGCACCAGGCCCCCCGAGCTGAAAGTTCTCCATCCAAACCCACTCAGCCCAAGCCATGCCAGCCCCAGTCCTCCCAATCTAAACCTTCTCAGCCCAGACCTACTCAACCCAAGTCATCTCATACTGGTCCTTCACAGGCTAAGGCATATTACCCAAGAGCAGGGCCCAAGAAGGGAGGGAAGCATTAA
- the CARD6 gene encoding caspase recruitment domain-containing protein 6 isoform X1, with amino-acid sequence MATGSVPSQIIEKERKKLLEILQQDPDCILDTLTSRKLISEEEYEILENITDPLKKSRKLLILVQKKGEVSCQLFLNCLFNTFSQSATICNLNQEVLKHEYREPPPPIGASKEDVFLPGEKQPENPEITTSFKEKECLYLETSESSTDKETGYQETAWSSKENEKEDNTSKFTSPQSVEITEYEFPATIEYLQDGQRYEEPDDSLYLGQEDYLESVGYSEDANIILEEEAYSDPEGSIYDGREDSVYLGTTEFSDEEQNYENPETGMSLEEEEEKSMEERKNVFKDVLSCLNLDTSRKLRSDFVKQFSLDRGCTWVPETPSDLAWNFLMKVQALDVTARDSVLRPKVLGEESKGELLTGVENLEIRETETINPLDVLCASLLSSDSSLQREVMSNMYHCQFALPLLLPDAENNRSILMLGAMKDIVKEQSTQSSGGPTGDTEKLLTLMKMPVISFVRLGYCSFSKSRILNALLSPAHLKSHKIFLHQDLPVQVLPRQISDGLVEITWCFPDSSSLSENPSFPQKPVAVANLRGDLESFWTQFGFLMEVSSAVFFFTDCLGEKEWDLLMFLGEAAIERCYFVLSPQARESEEAQVFQRVLKLKPSQLLFWEEEEVGQRGRNMEGLQAALQEVMSSSLRCVSVEDMAPLARELGIQVDQDFENIQGIQVSPSENLTGTAEDEGSQRHSQSENSSESPAKMSETSCQISPNRQNFHLTPVFIPPLRNFRPLPARVGGNFNRGSLKAPWAMGSRFWLQQRPKSFHPLPFQNTRAHSPGKRFGIQYFQPQRFYSGETFMRFSGAPWRHHMGRTFGRPPRPISQHIPAWPQRPQMMGTLEMSGKVDSQGSHLHSLGSRPAGAVGKPGQVSAWGTRPTETIRPFMRTKPRIVNPHHQAFQAAGATQKPRRTASQQGAKLKTQGGPSNPSFQTGFHPMSHSMYLPSSQLKSNQPKSPQVKQSQPKPSQPVPFQPKPTQTKPTQHQAPRAESSPSKPTQPKPCQPQSSQSKPSQPRPTQPKSSHTGPSQAKAYYPRAGPKKGGKH; translated from the exons ATGGCTACAGGGAGTGTTCCCTCccaaatcatagaaaaagaaagaaaaaagttactaGAAATCCTACAACAGGATCCCGATTGTATCTTAGATACCTTAACCTCTCGGAAGCTGATTTCTGAGGAAGAGTATGAGATTCTGGAGAATATtacagatcccctgaagaaaagtCGGAAGCTGTTGATTTTGGTACAGAAAAAGGGAGAAGTGAGCTGTCAGCTTTTTCTCAACTGTTTGTTTAATACTTTTTCCCAGTCAGCTACCATTTGCAACTTAAATCAAG AAGTTTTGAAACATGAATATAGAGAGCCACCTCCACCGATAGGAGCAAGCAAGGAAGATGTTTTCCTTCCTGGAGAAAAACAGCCTGAGAACCCTGAGATCACCACGTCCTTCAAAGAGAAAGAGTGCTTGTATTTAGAAACCTCTGAGTCTTCCACAGACAAAGAAACTGGTTATCAGGAAACGGCTTGGTCCTCaaaggaaaatgagaaggaaGACAACACATCAAAATTCACATCACCACAGTCAGTTGAGATCACTGAGTATGAATTTCCAGCAACTATTGAGTATTTACAGGATGGACAGAGATACGAGGAGCCAGATGATTCTTTATACTTAGGACAAGAGGACTATTTAGAATCTGTGGGGTACTCTGAAGATGCAAACATCATCCTGGAAGAAGAGGCTTACAGTGACCCAGAGGGCAGTATCTATGATGGCAGAGAGGATTCTGTGTACCTTGGAACCACAGAGTTCTCTGATGAAGAACAGAATTATGAGAATCCAGAAACTGGCATGTctttggaggaggaagaggagaagagtATGGAAG aaagaaaaaatgtgtttaaagatGTCCTGTCCTGTTTGAACCTGGACACAAGCAGAAAGCTTCGGTCAGACTTCGTGAAACAATTCTCCTTAGACCGAGGATGTACGTGGGTGCCTGAGACTCCGAGTGACTTGGCTTGGAACTTCCTGATGAAAGTTCAAGCACTGGATGTGACAGCCAGAGATTCAGTCCTCAGACCCAAGGTTCTGGGTGAAGAGAGCAAAGGGGAATTGCTGACTGGAGTAGAGAACTTGGAAATTAGAGAAACAGAAACCATTAATCCCCTGGATGTCCTTTGTGCCTCTTTGCTGTCTTCAGACAGCTCTTTGCAACGTGAAGTCATGTCAAACATGTATCATTGCCAGTTTGCTCTTCCCCTGCTACTGCCAGAtgcagaaaacaacagaagcatTTTAATGCTAGGGGCCATGAAGGACATTGTGAAGGAGCAGTCAACACAGTCTTCAGGAGGGCCTACAGGGGATACAGAAAAGCTTCTGACTCTCATGAAGATGCCTGTCATCTCTTTTGTGCGTCTAGGATACTGTAGCTTTTCCAAGTCCAGAATCCTCAATGCCCTGCTCAGCCCTGCCCATCTGAAATCACACAAGATCTTTCTTCATCAGGACTTGCCTGTTCAGGTGCTTCCCCGGCAGATCTCTGATGGCCTGGTGGAGATAACATGGTGTTTTCCTGATAGCAGCAGCTTAAGTGAAAACCCCAGTTTCCCCCAGAAGCCTGTTGCTGTGGCCAACCTTCGTGGAGATCTAGAAAGTTTTTGGACACAGTTTGGTTTCTTGATGGAGGTTTCCTCAGCTGTGTTTTTTTTCACTGACTGCCTAGGTGAGAAGGAATGGGACTTGCTAATGTTTTTAGGAGAAGCTGCCATTGAAAGATGCTACTTTGTCCTCAGTCCCCAGGCCAGGGAGAGTGAAGAGGCTCAGGTTTTCCAGAGGGTCTTGAAGTTGAAGCCATCACAGCTACTGttttgggaggaggaggaagtggggcaGAGAGGAAGGAACATGGAGGGTCTTCAAGCCGCCCTCCAAGAAGTGATGTCCTCTTCACTCAGATGTGTGTCTGTGGAAGACATGGCCCCCCTGGCCAGAGAGTTGGGGATACAGGTAGACCAAGACTTTGAGAACATTCAAGGGATTCAAGTTTCCCCTAGTGAAAACTTGACTGGAACAGCTGAAGATGAGGGATCACAAAGACACAGTCAGTCAGAAAACTCATCTGAAAGCCCTGCTAAGATGTCTGAGACTAGTTGTCAGATCAGCCCAAATCGTCAGAATTtccatctcactccagtattcattcctCCTCTGAGAAACTTCCGTCCTTTACCAGCCAGAGTTGGAGGTAACTTTAACCGTGGTTCTTTGAAAGCCCCTTGGGCTATGGGCTCCCGCTTTTGGTTACAGCAGAGGCCTAAGAGTTTCCATCCTTTGCCCTTTCAGAATACAAGGGCACATAGTCCAGGCAAACGTTTTGGAATTCAGTATTTCCAGCCCCAGAGATTTTATTCAGGTGAAACATTTATGAGATTCTCAGGAGCTCCTTGGAGACATCACATGGGTAGAACTTTTGGGAGACCACCAAGACCCATTTCTCAGCATATACCAGCCTGGCCTCAGAGACCACAGATGATGGGAACCCTTGAAATGTCTGGGAAagtggactcccagggaagtcacCTCCATTCCCTGGGTTCACGGCCAGCAGGAGCAGTTGGGAAGCCTGGGCAAGTCAGTGCCTGGGGAACAAGGCCAACAGAGACAATTAGACCATTCATGAGAACGAAACCCCGTATTGTAAATCCTCACCATCAAGCCTTTCAAGCAGCAGGAGCCACACAAAAACCAAGAAGGACTGCCTCTCAGCAAGGAGCTAAGCTGAAGACACAAGGTGGGCCTTCAAATCCATCTTTCCAGACGGGATTCCATCCTATGTCCCACAGCATGTATTTGCCCAGCTCTCAATTAAAATCAAATCAGCCCAAGTCACCCCAGGTCAAGCAGTCCCAGCCCAAACCCTCCCAACCTGTGCCCTTTCAACCCAAACCCACTCAAACCAAACCCACTCAGCACCAGGCCCCCCGAGCTGAAAGTTCTCCATCCAAACCCACTCAGCCCAAGCCATGCCAGCCCCAGTCCTCCCAATCTAAACCTTCTCAGCCCAGACCTACTCAACCCAAGTCATCTCATACTGGTCCTTCACAGGCTAAGGCATATTACCCAAGAGCAGGGCCCAAGAAGGGAGGGAAGCATTAA
- the RPL37 gene encoding large ribosomal subunit protein eL37 — MTKGTSSFGKRRNKTHTLCRRCGSKAYHLQKSTCGKCGYPAKRKRKYNWSAKAKRRNTTGTGRMRHLKIVYRRFRHGFREGTTPKPKRAAVAASSSS; from the exons ATG ACGAAGGGAACGTCATCGTTTGGAAAGCGTCGGAATAAGACGCACACGCTATGCCGCCGCTGTGGCTCTAAGGCCTACCACCTTCAGAAGTCGACCTGTGGCAAGTGTGGCTACCCTGCCAAGCGAAAGAGAAAGT ataattggAGTGCTAAAGCTAAAAGACGAAATACCACCGGGACTGGTCGAATGAGGCACCTAAAAATTGTATACCGCAGATTCAG GCATGGATTCCGTGAAGGAACAACACCTAAACCCAAGCGAGCAGCTGTTGCAGCATCCAGTTCATCCTAA